From bacterium:
GCACAGAAAGCCGGGGAAGCGATGAAGGGGGACACCTGGCTGTTTGCGCGCCTCACCGTAGGTCTTGTAAATACAATCATTACCACGCAACAAGAACGCCCGAGCGAACTTCCCCCGGTGAAGGAATATATCCGAAGGTTGTTGACCATTTAATGATATAGCAGTGAAGTCGAATACAATACTACTACTCTTTCTAACATCATTCCTCTTCGCACTCACGGGGTGCGAACAGTATCCCACAGACCCGAAAGCGTACCCGATTGTATGGAAAGAGTATATTGCTTTTGATAATTCTAACAGCAACATAATCGTGTTAGATTGGAACGGAGATGAAAAAAAAGAAATATTAAATGTCAGATTCGGAAAACAAAACGAGCGACAAGTCCTTTCGTGTATAAACCAACAAAACAAATCATTATCCTACCCGCGTGCACGGGAACATACAATTTATGTTCGACCAGTTGATACCCCGACACTTGATACAATATCTTTTGTTTTTCAATCAACAATCATCGATTTTGATCGGGATAAAATGCCTGAAGCATATTTTCGTCGGGTTTCCCCATCGAAAGCAAGCTTAATACAGTTTAATCCTGATTCAGTTTATCCGAGTCGCAAGGAGTTGGTTGAATTATTTCAATTCAATCGCCCCGACACTGTCCCTATCGGCAACTGGTGCCCGTTAATTTTTGGACCGTATCAAATCCGCTTAACTAACAACGAGATAAAATACTGGGTCTCTTATGGTAACCCATATTCTTCGTATGGCAATCCTCGATCGAATGGAGATGCGTGGACCTTTGTTGTTTTCGACAGTTTAGTTCCCAAAGGAATTCGATTTCAAGAAGAATCCGGGGCAAATTTCTTTGCTTGTGGGGCTTATGATTTTAGCGGTGATGGTCAGGACGAGATATTTTTATGTAGTGATGCCGATGGCAAAAATAGTGTGTATAATGGTTTTTCAAGTGGAAAGTGTTATGTAAAATCGGTTTCGCTCGATGGTAAGGAGAATTGGTTTTTTTGCGGCGACTCCAGTGGATCGGAAACTTCGCAGTTACTACTTACTAATGACAAACGTAACCGACTATTCTTTATTGTGAATGCTGAAGCTTATGTCGATACCCAATATTGCTTGATTTATGAGTTAGATGGGAGTAACGGCAAAGTGATTAACCAGAAGCAACTAATTGGAAACCTCATCCCGACTGTTGAATGGGGGGAGAAAAGTAACGGAAGAATAGGACTTTTAGCGAACGTACCGAAAGGTACATTAACATGGGTGACCACTGAGTTATCCGAGATTGCCAATCCCAATCGCTTCCCTATCATCGAAGCGAATCCAAGGTTTACGAAAACATTTCCATTTAACGATACGACCCCATTTTACCAGTTTTTATGCGATAAAAACCGTGTCATTCTATTAGATACTTCACTGACCCCTGTTTCATCACAGTCACATCACATTTTGTCAAATGTCAGTTGGCATCAAACGGGAAAGCGGCACATACAGCACATACCATTTGAAGAAGATACACTCATTAATCTCGTTATAGGCTGCTTGCGATCTCGAACTGCATTTTCGCTTTTGTATCCTTCCCCCAATCCCTACTGGTGGTTTTGGCGCTATCGCTGGATTCTTGCTATTTCCGGTTTTGGTGTCGCGGTTGTCATAACTGCATTTTCGGTCAAGAAGTACCTATCAAAGAAGCGCGAACAACAAACGCTATCGAAAGAACTCAAACTACTCCAGCATGAATTGGAATTTGCTGAGGAAGAAGAGCGTCGGCGGTTGGCAAAAGAGCTGCACGATACCGTAGCGCAGAATTTAGTGGCAATGCGATTTCAATTGGATGGCTTAGAGACGTTTATCAAACTGAATCCAGAAGAATCGGTTAAAGAAATTCGAGGTATTTCAAGTAATTTGCGCGATACGATTCGCGAAGTCCGTGAGATAAGTCACAAGCTTCTCCCCGCCGGACTGGAAGCGTTGGGGCTTGTTAAAAGTGCACAAACACTTTGTACTGAGTTCGCTCATAAGAACTCAATGGAAGTGGTTTTTCACGAAAGTGGAATTGGCGAGCAACGGTTTTCTCAACAATTGGAGTTAGCTGTATTCCGGGTGTTACAGGAGTCGCTCAACAATATTCGGAAATATGCAAACGCAACCATCGTAACAATATCGTTGTCTATGGAAGCGAATATTATTGTCATCGATGTTGTCGACAATGGGACCGGATTCGAGGTTGACCAGCGCCGCCACGAAGCATTAACGACCCACCATTTGGGATTGTTTGGTATGGAAGAACGAATCAAGAAGGTGGGTGGTATTTTTCAAATTGAATCGAAACCGGGTAGCGGTACACGGATTCATTTACTTGTACCAGTGCTCGCTCGTAAATAGTAAACAGAGGAAGAATTAGGTATGGTTGGCCCATTCAAAGTATTTATCGTTGACGATCACCCCTTGTTACGGGAAGGCATTAAAACAAAACTTCGTAGTGATTCTCGGTTCGATTTTTGCGGGGAAGCTGGTAACGCAAGAGACGCACTTTCGTTAATCGCACAATGCAAAGCGCAACTCGCAATCGTCGATATATCGCTACCGGATCGCAGTGGAATTGAATTAACAAAAGAACTACGGTTGCTGTATCCCGATCTGAAAATTCTCATTCTAAGTGTACACATCGAACCGTCCCGCATTGTCGAAGCGTTTCAATCCGGTGCCAACGGTTACCTGAGTAAGGAAGTTGCACCCGAGAACCTCCTTACCGGTCTCGCGACAATTGCTACTGGGAAGTACTATATCGATCCCACCATCTCTCCGCAAGTCGTCTCCGCCCTATTAAATGTTCCCCCTAAAAAGATTGTAACCGACGACCGTTTCCGAAAACTCACCGACCGCGAGCGCGAAGTAATGCAGTATGTCGTCGACGGGAAAACCTCAAAACAAATCGCTGAACTCCTCCAAATCAGCGAGAAAACTGTCGAAAAGACACGTAGCTCGATCTATGAGAAACTGAATGTTAACGGAGCAAGAGAATTGGAAATTTACGCGAGGCGCATTGGGCTAATAGAATAACAAGTAGTACAAACCCGCAAACCCGATCCGAACCCCTCAAAAAACGAGGAATTCTCCTACTATTCTCCGACGTTTTAATTGATGAAATTCTTTGTTGAAGGTGGCACCGCGTTAGGAGCCGCTCGAAACGAATGAATCAATCGTAATCGGAGGAAAAGTGAGAACAGGTAGTCTTTTCATGATATTGATCGTATTGAGTCTGTTTGCATTTTCAATTGCGAGTGCACAGCAGATTTATCAAGTCAATGTTAGCACTTCATGGCAAAGTACAGGAATTACTATTCCTGCAAACTCGACTATAGTAATTGAGGGAAAGGGAATATTTCGAGTCAATTCAGA
This genomic window contains:
- a CDS encoding sensor histidine kinase, with amino-acid sequence MPEAYFRRVSPSKASLIQFNPDSVYPSRKELVELFQFNRPDTVPIGNWCPLIFGPYQIRLTNNEIKYWVSYGNPYSSYGNPRSNGDAWTFVVFDSLVPKGIRFQEESGANFFACGAYDFSGDGQDEIFLCSDADGKNSVYNGFSSGKCYVKSVSLDGKENWFFCGDSSGSETSQLLLTNDKRNRLFFIVNAEAYVDTQYCLIYELDGSNGKVINQKQLIGNLIPTVEWGEKSNGRIGLLANVPKGTLTWVTTELSEIANPNRFPIIEANPRFTKTFPFNDTTPFYQFLCDKNRVILLDTSLTPVSSQSHHILSNVSWHQTGKRHIQHIPFEEDTLINLVIGCLRSRTAFSLLYPSPNPYWWFWRYRWILAISGFGVAVVITAFSVKKYLSKKREQQTLSKELKLLQHELEFAEEEERRRLAKELHDTVAQNLVAMRFQLDGLETFIKLNPEESVKEIRGISSNLRDTIREVREISHKLLPAGLEALGLVKSAQTLCTEFAHKNSMEVVFHESGIGEQRFSQQLELAVFRVLQESLNNIRKYANATIVTISLSMEANIIVIDVVDNGTGFEVDQRRHEALTTHHLGLFGMEERIKKVGGIFQIESKPGSGTRIHLLVPVLARK
- a CDS encoding response regulator transcription factor; this encodes MVGPFKVFIVDDHPLLREGIKTKLRSDSRFDFCGEAGNARDALSLIAQCKAQLAIVDISLPDRSGIELTKELRLLYPDLKILILSVHIEPSRIVEAFQSGANGYLSKEVAPENLLTGLATIATGKYYIDPTISPQVVSALLNVPPKKIVTDDRFRKLTDREREVMQYVVDGKTSKQIAELLQISEKTVEKTRSSIYEKLNVNGARELEIYARRIGLIE